The Sphingopyxis sp. BE259 nucleotide sequence ACGATTGGCCTGCAACGGCGGCGCGGGTGCTTGCCGAGCCGGTCTCGCCCACCGCTTGAAAGCGGAAAAGGCTATTCGCGGGCCTTGGCAGCGGCGCGAACGTCCTGCGAGCGCGACAACGGCATGACGAGGATGTCGTCGCCGTCGACGATCACCGCAATATCATTGATGCCGACCAGCGACACGCGCTTGGCGCCCGCGCGGACAAGATTTCGCTGGCTGTCGTGCAGAAAGGCGTCGCCGGTCACGGCGTTGTCGGCCGGGTCCTTTGACGCGAGCCTGTGGACCGCCTGCCAGCTGCCGAGGTCGGACCAGCCCATCGCGGCGGGGACCACGGCGACGCGGTCGTCCTTTTCCATTACGGCATAATCGATCGAGTCGGAGGGCGCCTCTGCGAAGCGGACGGCGTCGGCATAGAGCGCGTCGCCGTCGGGCCGCCCTGCAGCGACGGCGCGGTCAGCGGCCTCGAAGATCGCACGGCAGTGGGTCAGCATCGCATCGTGCATCCGCCCGGCGCGGAACAGGAAGATGCCGGCATTCCAGCTGTAGCCGCCCGCGGCCAGCATCGCCTGCGCCTCGGCCAGCGGCGGCTTTTCGATAAAGCGACCAACCGCAAAACCGTCTTCGCCCAGCGCCGCGCCATTGGCGATATAACCAAAGCCGGTCTCGGGGCCGTCCGGTGCGATGCCGAACGTCACGATCCAGTCCTGCTGCGCCAGCCGTGCGCCTTTGGCGATCGCGGTATGAAAGGCGGGGACGTGAGCGATGACATGATCGCTGGGCATCACCAGCAACAGCGTGTCGGCATCGGCGCGGGCGACCGCAAGCGCGATGGCTGCGGCAGTGCCGCGTGGCATCGGTTCGACGATCAAAGCGGCTTCGCGTTCGCCCATCTGGTCGTGCACTGCGGGGACATGGGCGTCGCCGCACAGGATGATCGGCGGCAAAAAGGCGGCGCTGGCGGGGATACGCTGCATCGTCTGCTGGAACAGGCTTTGCGCGCCGGTCAGCGGCAGGAACTGCTTGGCGCGGTCGCCCCGCGATTCGGGCCACAGCCGGGTTCCGGCTCCACCGCACAGGATAAGGGGTTGGATCATCACGGTCATCGCGCTGGTCTATCGCCTCCGGCGGCGCTGGTCACCCCCGCTCGGGCAAATGGCAAGTGTAAAATTAACCGACAGTTGACGCCTCGACTGTAGTATCAGGCGGTCGAAAGGGCTGTGTGATTTTCCATGTTCCGGCTGTTCAAACATTATGTCCCGCACGCCGTCGTCTGGCTGGCGCTGATCGAGTTCCTCGCGCTGCTCGGCTCGGCGGAGGGGGCGTGGCATCTTTACGCGCATCAGGCGGGCTTTGACGCGGGTCCGTTGGCCGACCGATGGTTGCCGTTGGCGACCTTTGCCGTGGCCAACTCGCTGGCGATGATGGCGACCGGCATGTATGGGAACGAGGGGCTGCGTTCGATGCGCTTTGCCACCGCGCGCCTGCTTGCAGCGATTTCGCTCGGGGTGATTTTTCTCTCGGTGCTCGGCTTTCTGTTGCCGACCGCGACGCTGTGGCGCGCGAACAGCCTGTATGCGATGGCGCTGGCGATTGCGGCGCTGTTCGTCATTCGCCTGGCGCTGACCCAGTCGGCGGGAACCGAGGCGTTTCGTCGCCGTATCCTGGTGCTGGGCGCCGGGCCGCGCGCGGCGCGACTGGCGGCGCTCGCCAACGAGCCGGGCAGCGGGCTGGAGATGGTTGGCTTTATCGCGATGAGCGATGCCGAAAAGGCGGTCGCTGGCGCCATCCCGCGTCAAACGATCCCCAATCTGTCCGATCATGTCGTCACGCTGCGCGCCGGCGAGGTCGTGCTGGCGCTTGAGGAACGGCGCAACGCGCTGCCGCTGAACGATCTGCTCCGCGTCAAGACGACGGGGGTCCATGTCAACGACATCGCAAGCTTTATCGAACGCGAGACCGGGCGTGTCGATCTGGCGACCACCAACCCCAGCGGGCTGATCTTTTCCGACGGATTTTCGGCGGGGCAACGTATTTCCAAGGTCGGCAAACGGTTGTTCGACATATTGGCCAGCGTGGTCGTGCTGGTCGTTGGCCTGCCGCTGATCATCATCGCCGGGATTGCGGTGATGTTCGACAGCCGCGGGCCGGTATTTTACCGCCAGCCGCGCGTCGGGCTGTTCGGCGAACCCTATGATATTTTCAAGATTCGTTCGATGCGCACCGATGCAGAGGCCGAGGGCAAGGCGATCTGGGCGAGCGAGAATGATCCGCGCGTCACCCGCGTCGGACGGATCATTCGCAAACTGCGGATCGACGAACTGCCGCAGACCTGGTGCGTCCTGAAGGGCGACATGAGCTTTGTCGGGCCGCGCCCCGAACGGCCGAGTTTCGTGGAAGAACTCGAACAAAAAATGCCGTTCTACGCCGAACGGCACATGGTGAAGCCGGGGCTGACCGGGTGGGCGCAGATCAACTATCCCTATGGCGCGTCGGTCGAGGATGCGCGGGTCAAACTGGAATATGATCTGTATTACGCGAAAAACTATTCGCCCTTTCTCGACCTGTTGATCCTGTTGCAGACAGTGCGGGTCGTGCTGTGGCCTGACGGCGCGCGCTGATCATGCTCGGTGGGGTGTCGGAAATTCTGTCGGTGTTGGCCTTGGTCGGCTTTTCAGCCGCCACGCTGTGGTTGCTGGCGCGGCCATCGGCGCGGATGTCGGCGTTGATGCCGACGCCGTGGATGCTGACGGTCGCGGCCGGCGCGACCGCACTATGGTGTGCGCCCCTCGCCTTGTTCGGACCCGGATCGTCGCAGGCGATGGTGGCGCAGGCGCTGCGTGACCTCGCGATGCTGGGCTGGCTGAGCACGACTTTCTGGTCATCGGGGGCGCCGATGTCGCGGCCGCTGCGGCTGATCCTGCGGATGCTGGTGACGATTTGCCTGCTGACGCTGGTGCTGGGCGCCGCGGCGCATTGGCGGGCCGGCGCAGCGGCGGCGCCGTGGATGACGCCGACGATGACCTTTGCGGCGATGATCGTTGCCACCGGCGGACTGTTGATCGTCGATAGCGGAGTCCGCCATGCCAGCGCCGGATTGCGGACGCCGGTGATGGCGGTTGCCGGTGGCTTTGCCATGCTGTGGGCGTATGAATTGAACGTTCAGCTGATCGGGGCGCTGACCGGCAAGAGCGCATCGACGTTGATCCAGTTGCTGCCCGCGGTCGTGCTGCTGATGTTGCCGACCTATATTGTCGCGGCGATGGATATCGGGCGCGAGCGGATGCAATTGTCGCGGACCGCGGCGATGCGAACGCTGATCCTGCTGGGCGCAGCGGCGTATCTGGTCGTCATCGGGCTGACCGGCGCGATCGCGCGGCTGATCGGCGGCGATTATGCCGAACTGGCGCAGGCGGCCTCGCTGGTCGTGGCGCTGGGCACCGGGGGCTTGCTGATCGTGTCGGCGCGCGTGCGCGCGTGGCTGTCGGTGATGATCACCAAACATCTTTTCGAGCATCGCTACGACTATCGGACCGAATGGATGCGCTTTACCGCGACTTTGGGTCATGGCGCCAACGGCGATGGCGGCGAGGACGATCGCAACTTGCATCGCCGCGTAGCCAAGGCGCTGGCCGAACTGACCGGCAGTCCCGGCGCGTTGCTGATGCTGCCGGGGGCCGGAGGCAGCTTTCGGGTCGCCGAGCAATGGCATTGGCCGATCGATGCCGAAGCGGAGGATGCGACATTGTCGTTGCGATCGGCATTCATGTTGCAGGAGACGCGGCACATCGTCGACCTGGACGCCGAGCGTCGGGGAAAGTCAGCGCAGAATGCAGCGGACGACAATCTTGCCATCCCCGACTGGCTGATCGCCGACACCCGGGCGTGGGTCGTGGTGCCGATTCTGCATTTCCAGCGCATGATCGCGGTCGCCGTGCTGCACCGCCCGGCGGTATCGCGCGCCTTGGACTGGGAAGATCTCGACGTGCTGCGCATCGCGGGGCAACAGGCGGCGAGCTATTTGGCCGAATCGCAAAGCCAGGAGGCGCTGTCGGAGGCGCGGCGGTTCGACGAATTCAATCGCCGCTTTGCCTTCATTATGCACGACATCAAGAATCTGGCGAGCCAGATTGGCCTGCTCGCGCGCAACGCCGAACGCCACGCCGACAAGCCCGATTTTCGTGCCGACATGGTCGAGACGCTCAAGATTTCCGCCGGGCGGCTGAGCGACTTGTTGGTCCGGCTGGCGCCGCGCGCGCGCGGACCGGCGGCGGAGGCCGGGCGGGTCTTGATTGAGCCGATACTGAACGAGATCGCCGCCGAGGCGCTGCCGCGCCGGGCGCTGTTCGTCGGGTGCCAGGCCGGTCTGTCGGCGTGGGGCGATGCCGGGTCGATCCGGCAGATTGTTCAGCATCTGGTCGCCAATGCAATCGATGCCTCGGACGTCGGCATCCCGGTGCAGGTGGTGGCGGTCGCCGAGCATGGCCGGGCGCGGATCGACGTGATCGACCAGGGCAGCGGCATGACACGCAGCTTCATTCGCGACGAGCTGTTCAAACCTTTTGTGTCGACGAAGGACGGCGGCTTTGGCCTGGGCGCGTTCGAAGCGTTGCAGATCGCGCAGGCGATGGGCGGCGCGATCGACGTCGAGAGCGAGCCGGGAAGAGGCAGCAGTTTCACCCTGTGGTTGCCGCTGGCCGACGCGCGGAGTGACGCGAAACTGATGAAAGCCGTAATGAGATGAGCGAAAACGCCGCCCCCATTCGCACCTTGCTGGTGGTCGAGGACGATCCCGGGCTGCAAACGCAGCTCAAATGGGCGTATGAGGATTACCGCGTATTGATCGCCGGCGACCATGATGCCGCGATCGAGTTGTTGCGCGCCGAGGAGCCCGATGTGGTGACGCTCGACCTGGGGCTGCCGCCCGATCCTGACGGCACACGCGAGGGCTTTCGCACGCTGACCGCGATCCTGGAAGCGAAGCCCGACACCAAGGTAATCGTCGTGTCAGGGCATGGCGAACGCGCCAGCGCGCTGGCCGCGATCGCCAACGGGGCGTGGGATTTTTACCAGAAACCGATCGACATCGACGAACTGGGCCTGATCGTGCGGCGGGCATTTCACGTCCGCGATCTGGAGGTCGAGAATGCGCGGCTGGCGCAGCAGGGGAGTAGCGACAATCGCGTGCTCGGCGGCATGATCAGCGGCGCCCCCGAAATGCAAAAGGTCGCGCGGACGATCGAGCGCGTTGCCAATCTGGATGTCAGCGTGATGCTGCTCGGCGCCAGCGGCACCGGCAAGGAATTGCTGGCGCGTGGGCTGCACGAAGCGAGCGGGCGGCGCGATGGAGCGTTTGTCGCGATCAACTGCGCTGCGATCCCCGAAAATCTACTCGAAAGCGAATTGTTCGGACACGAAAAAGGGGCGTTTACCGGCGCGGTCAAGACCACTGAGGGCAAGATCGAGCTGGCGCATGGCGGCACCCTGTTCCTCGACGAGGTCGGCGATATTCCGCTGCCGCTACAGGTCAAATTGCTGCGCTTCTTACAGGAGCGGACGATCGAACGGATCGGCGGGCGAAAACCGATTGCGGTTGATACCCGCATCGTATGCGCGACGCACCGCGACCTCGACGCGATGATCGCGGCGCAGAGCTTTCGCGACGACCTTTATTACCGGCTGGCCGAAATGGTGGTGAAAATCCCGTCGCTGGCCGAACGGCCGGGCGACCCCGTGCTGCTCGCGCGCCATTTCCTGCATCAATATGCGCCCGAGATGAACCCGGCGGTGCGCGGCTTTGCCCCCGACGCGTTGCAGGCGATCGACGAGGGGCGCTGGCCGGGCAATGTCCGCGAACTGGAAAACCGGATCAAACGCGCGGTGATCATGGCCGACGGCAAGCTGGTCGGCAAAGACGATCTCGATCTCGCGAGCGGCGCGGCGGCGGACGGCGAGGAAGCATGGCTGAATCTGCGCAGTGCCCGCGAGGCCGCCGACCGCGTCGCGATCCGCCGCGCGATGACGCAGAGCGAGGGCAATATTTCGGCCGCTGCGAAGCTGCTCGGGATCAGTCGTCCGACGCTGTACGATTTGCTGAAGCAATATCGGATGCACGCCTGAATGACGCCGGGTCGCGCCTGGACAAGCACGCTGCTGATCGCGGTGGTGCTGGCCGGATGCGGCTACGCGCGTCCCGACGCGCCGCGTCAAGGCTTCGCCGAGCGCCGCGCCGAATTGCAGACGGCGATTGCCGATAATCCGCAGGCGATTGCGGCGCGCGTCGAACTGGCGCGGGTCGCGATCCAGCTGGGCGACGGCGTCGGTGCCGAGGCGGCGGTAAAGGGCGCGCTCAGCGCGGGCGGCAATGCGGCGGCGCTGCGCCCGCTGCTGGCGCGCGCCTATGCGATGCAGGGGGAGGGGCAGCGCGCGCTGGAGACGATCGACGCCGGGCCAATCATTCCCGAAATGATCGGCGAGGCGGCATGGGTCGCGGGCGATGTTCATCTAACGCGCGGCGACCTTGACGCAGCGCGCGATGCCTATGACCGGGCGGTGCGCGACCTGCCGCGCAATTCGGCGCTGTGGGTCGATGTCGCGCGCTTTCGCGGCGCCAATGCCGACACCGCGGGCGCCCGCGATGCGATCGATTACGCGATCGAACTCGACAAGGCGAATAGCGGCGCATTGGCGTATAAGGCCAATCTGATCCGCACCGAAGATGGGCTGACCGCGTCGCTCAAATGGTATGATCAGGCGCTGGCGGCCGATCCCGACAACGCCGACGCGCTGATCGACCAGGCCGCGACGCTGGGCGATCTGGGGCGTTACCGCGATATGCTGACCGCGCTGCGCCATGCCGCGACGATCGTCCCGCGCGATCCGCGACTGTTTTACCTGCAAGCGGTGCTTGCGGCGCGGGCCGAAAATTATCGGTTGGCGCGCAGTCTGTTGCAACGCACGCGCGGCGAGCTCGACAATTTGCCGGGGTTCATGCTGCTGAGCGCTATCGTCGAGCTGGAACTGGGCGGTGAGGCGGTGGCGGCGACATGGGCCGACCGGCTGCTGATCGAACAGCCCTATAATCTCACGGCGCGGCGCATCTTGGCGGTCGCCAACTGGGCTGATGGCGACGCGGACGGCGCGATCGAGGCGCTGCTGCCGATCGTCGACCGCCCCGATGCCGACAGCTGGTCGCTGTTGCTGGCGGCGCGGGCCGCGAGCGAATTGGGGCGGCGCGGCGAAGCGGGTGATTTTCTGGCGCGGGCGGCGACGCTGAGCCGCGGCGAGGCACTGCCGTTCGCGCCGAGCGATGACTATGGCGTGTTGACGCAAGCCGCCGATGCCGCGCCGCTGAACCCGGCGGTCGCGATCCCGGCGGTTGCCGCCGACATCTTGCGCGGCAATAGCGCGTCGGCGATCGCCCGCGCCGCGCAGTTGCGCGACGCCAATCGCGGGGTCGCCGACGCCCATATATTGCTGGGCGATGCCGCGCTGGCGGGCGGGCGGTTCGATCTGGCAGTGCAGGCGTATCGCACGGCGCGCGACCTCGATGCGAGCGAACGCACGACGTTGCGGCTGGCCAACGCGCTGTTCCGCGCCGGCGATGCGGCGGGATCAGGTGCCGCCATCCTGGCGCTGCGCGACAGCCAGCCATCGAGCATCGCCGCCGACCGGCTTGCCGGGCATCTGGCGATGGACATCGAACATTGGGACGAGGCGATCGCGCATTTCGAGCGCGTGCGGCGCCGCATTGGCGACCGCGATGCCGTAGTGCTGCGCGAGCTGGCGCGGGCGTGGGCGGCAAAGGGCGACACCGACCGCGCGCTGCCGCTGATCGACCGGGCATATCGGTTACAGCCGTTGAATGGCGGGGTGATGGCGTTTTATGCGGATTTGCTGGAGCGGCGCGGCGACGGGCAGGCGGCGGCGGATTTGCGCGAGAAAGCCGCGCAGGCCGGGCGATAGCGGGAATGGCTGGTTACGACTGGTGACTGGCCTAAACTGTCGTCATCCCGGACTTGATCCGGGATCCATTCGCCCTCTCAGCATAGGGCGGTGCAACGCCGCATGGACCCCGGATCGAGTCCGGGGTGACGAAAATATGAGGGCAGCTCCCCACTCCAACAACGCCCAAATGATCAGGCCTCGGTCAGATCCAGCAACGTCCGTGCGTCAAGCCCGATGCGGCGCATCTGGTCGGCGACCGGCGGCCAGACATTCGCGAGGAAATCGGCGCGCATCAGGCCGCGCAGGCGTTCGGTGGCGCCGGGGGCGACAAACATGCCGACGCCGCGCTTGACCGTGACCAGCCCTTCGTCCTGAAAGGTCTGATACGCTTTGGCGACGGTGAGCGGATTGGCGCCTTCTTCGGCGGCGAGCGAGCGGACCGACGGGAGCATGTCGCCGTCGCGAAAATTGCCGTCGAGGATCGCGTTGGCGATGACATCGCGCAGACGCTGATATACCGGTTTCGATTGATCCAACATGCCGCTTTAATGCCATAAGACAGCAGCACAGTCAAATGCCGGTTATTACAAAGTCTGGCAATATGGCGTAACTAAATTTCCCAAGCGCGAACAACGTCGTCATATTCGGGGCGTGGCCGTTCGTCGAGATCACGGGACGGCGAGCCGATGAAGAAATAGCCGACAATCATGTCGCCGTCGCCCGCGTCGAACGCTGAGGCGACCTGCGGGTTGTAGGCGGCCCAACCGGTCAGCCAGCTGCCGACGAAGCCGTGGGCGTGCGCGGCGTGGAGCAGGTTCATGCCGACCGCGCCGGCCGACATCTGCTGTTCCCACACCGGGATCTTGCTGTCCTTCACGG carries:
- a CDS encoding sugar phosphate nucleotidyltransferase, which codes for MIQPLILCGGAGTRLWPESRGDRAKQFLPLTGAQSLFQQTMQRIPASAAFLPPIILCGDAHVPAVHDQMGEREAALIVEPMPRGTAAAIALAVARADADTLLLVMPSDHVIAHVPAFHTAIAKGARLAQQDWIVTFGIAPDGPETGFGYIANGAALGEDGFAVGRFIEKPPLAEAQAMLAAGGYSWNAGIFLFRAGRMHDAMLTHCRAIFEAADRAVAAGRPDGDALYADAVRFAEAPSDSIDYAVMEKDDRVAVVPAAMGWSDLGSWQAVHRLASKDPADNAVTGDAFLHDSQRNLVRAGAKRVSLVGINDIAVIVDGDDILVMPLSRSQDVRAAAKARE
- a CDS encoding TIGR03013 family XrtA/PEP-CTERM system glycosyltransferase, whose amino-acid sequence is MFRLFKHYVPHAVVWLALIEFLALLGSAEGAWHLYAHQAGFDAGPLADRWLPLATFAVANSLAMMATGMYGNEGLRSMRFATARLLAAISLGVIFLSVLGFLLPTATLWRANSLYAMALAIAALFVIRLALTQSAGTEAFRRRILVLGAGPRAARLAALANEPGSGLEMVGFIAMSDAEKAVAGAIPRQTIPNLSDHVVTLRAGEVVLALEERRNALPLNDLLRVKTTGVHVNDIASFIERETGRVDLATTNPSGLIFSDGFSAGQRISKVGKRLFDILASVVVLVVGLPLIIIAGIAVMFDSRGPVFYRQPRVGLFGEPYDIFKIRSMRTDAEAEGKAIWASENDPRVTRVGRIIRKLRIDELPQTWCVLKGDMSFVGPRPERPSFVEELEQKMPFYAERHMVKPGLTGWAQINYPYGASVEDARVKLEYDLYYAKNYSPFLDLLILLQTVRVVLWPDGAR
- the prsK gene encoding XrtA/PEP-CTERM system histidine kinase PrsK gives rise to the protein MLGGVSEILSVLALVGFSAATLWLLARPSARMSALMPTPWMLTVAAGATALWCAPLALFGPGSSQAMVAQALRDLAMLGWLSTTFWSSGAPMSRPLRLILRMLVTICLLTLVLGAAAHWRAGAAAAPWMTPTMTFAAMIVATGGLLIVDSGVRHASAGLRTPVMAVAGGFAMLWAYELNVQLIGALTGKSASTLIQLLPAVVLLMLPTYIVAAMDIGRERMQLSRTAAMRTLILLGAAAYLVVIGLTGAIARLIGGDYAELAQAASLVVALGTGGLLIVSARVRAWLSVMITKHLFEHRYDYRTEWMRFTATLGHGANGDGGEDDRNLHRRVAKALAELTGSPGALLMLPGAGGSFRVAEQWHWPIDAEAEDATLSLRSAFMLQETRHIVDLDAERRGKSAQNAADDNLAIPDWLIADTRAWVVVPILHFQRMIAVAVLHRPAVSRALDWEDLDVLRIAGQQAASYLAESQSQEALSEARRFDEFNRRFAFIMHDIKNLASQIGLLARNAERHADKPDFRADMVETLKISAGRLSDLLVRLAPRARGPAAEAGRVLIEPILNEIAAEALPRRALFVGCQAGLSAWGDAGSIRQIVQHLVANAIDASDVGIPVQVVAVAEHGRARIDVIDQGSGMTRSFIRDELFKPFVSTKDGGFGLGAFEALQIAQAMGGAIDVESEPGRGSSFTLWLPLADARSDAKLMKAVMR
- the prsR gene encoding PEP-CTERM-box response regulator transcription factor; translated protein: MSENAAPIRTLLVVEDDPGLQTQLKWAYEDYRVLIAGDHDAAIELLRAEEPDVVTLDLGLPPDPDGTREGFRTLTAILEAKPDTKVIVVSGHGERASALAAIANGAWDFYQKPIDIDELGLIVRRAFHVRDLEVENARLAQQGSSDNRVLGGMISGAPEMQKVARTIERVANLDVSVMLLGASGTGKELLARGLHEASGRRDGAFVAINCAAIPENLLESELFGHEKGAFTGAVKTTEGKIELAHGGTLFLDEVGDIPLPLQVKLLRFLQERTIERIGGRKPIAVDTRIVCATHRDLDAMIAAQSFRDDLYYRLAEMVVKIPSLAERPGDPVLLARHFLHQYAPEMNPAVRGFAPDALQAIDEGRWPGNVRELENRIKRAVIMADGKLVGKDDLDLASGAAADGEEAWLNLRSAREAADRVAIRRAMTQSEGNISAAAKLLGISRPTLYDLLKQYRMHA
- a CDS encoding tetratricopeptide repeat protein, with amino-acid sequence MTPGRAWTSTLLIAVVLAGCGYARPDAPRQGFAERRAELQTAIADNPQAIAARVELARVAIQLGDGVGAEAAVKGALSAGGNAAALRPLLARAYAMQGEGQRALETIDAGPIIPEMIGEAAWVAGDVHLTRGDLDAARDAYDRAVRDLPRNSALWVDVARFRGANADTAGARDAIDYAIELDKANSGALAYKANLIRTEDGLTASLKWYDQALAADPDNADALIDQAATLGDLGRYRDMLTALRHAATIVPRDPRLFYLQAVLAARAENYRLARSLLQRTRGELDNLPGFMLLSAIVELELGGEAVAATWADRLLIEQPYNLTARRILAVANWADGDADGAIEALLPIVDRPDADSWSLLLAARAASELGRRGEAGDFLARAATLSRGEALPFAPSDDYGVLTQAADAAPLNPAVAIPAVAADILRGNSASAIARAAQLRDANRGVADAHILLGDAALAGGRFDLAVQAYRTARDLDASERTTLRLANALFRAGDAAGSGAAILALRDSQPSSIAADRLAGHLAMDIEHWDEAIAHFERVRRRIGDRDAVVLRELARAWAAKGDTDRALPLIDRAYRLQPLNGGVMAFYADLLERRGDGQAAADLREKAAQAGR
- a CDS encoding GntR family transcriptional regulator — protein: MLDQSKPVYQRLRDVIANAILDGNFRDGDMLPSVRSLAAEEGANPLTVAKAYQTFQDEGLVTVKRGVGMFVAPGATERLRGLMRADFLANVWPPVADQMRRIGLDARTLLDLTEA